Genomic window (Agromyces mariniharenae):
GCCGGCGTCACCGGCCCCGACGGCCCGAGCCACCACGGTGTCTGGGACCTCTCGATCCTGCAGGTCGTTCCCGGCATCCGCATCGCCGCCCCTCGCGACTCGGTTCGCCTCGCCGAAGAGCTGGCCGAGGCCGTCGCAGTCGACGACGCACCCACGGTGCTGCGCTTCCCGAAGGGCACGGTCGGGGTCGACTACGACGCGATCCGCCGCACCGACGACGGCGTCGACGTGCTCGCCGAGTCCGCGCGCAAGGACGTGCTGCTCGTCACGGTCGGCCCGATGGCCGGCATCGGACTCCAGGTCGCCGAGCGCCTCGAGGCGCAGGGGATCGGCGCCACCGTCGTCGACCCGCGCTGGGTCGTGCCCGTGCCGCGCAGCGTCATCGACCTCGCACGAGAGCACCGCATCGTCGTGAGCCTGGAAGACGGGATCCGCGTCGGCGGCATCGGCACGCGCATCCGCCAGGACCTGCGCGAGGCCGACGTCGACACCGCGGTGACCGAGATCGGCCTGCCCGACGAGTTCCTCGAGCACGGCTCGCGCGGCGACATCCTCGAGCGCGTCGGCCTCACCCCGCAGCACATCGCGCGCGACGTGACCGCGATGGTGCTCGGCTCCAAGCTGCCGCACGCGCGCGGCGCGGGCCTCGAGCACGTCTCGAGCGACACGGGTTCGCAGCCGCGCGTGTGACGCGAACGGCCCCCGGCGAGTGCCGAGGGCCGTTCGAGACGACGGATGCCGCTACGCGACCGCCGCGGCCTGCTTCGAGCCGACGCCCCGGATGGCCGGGTGGTGGAACGTGTCGCCGAAGGCGCGCTCGGAGGCACCGACCCGGTCGAGGTAGGGGGTCGCCCCGCCTGCCTGGAAGGGCCAGCCCGCGCCGAGGATGAGGCACAGGTCGATGTCCTCGGCCGCCGCGACGACGCCCTCGTCGAGCATGAGCTTGATCTCGCGGGCGAGTTCGTCCTCGACGCGACGCAGGATGGTCGTCTCGTCGACGGGCTTCTTGCCGACGGTGATCGCCCTCTTCGCGTCCTTCGTGAGGTCGGTGACCTTGCCGTGCTTGTCCTTCTCGACGACGGGGCCGCCGAGCTCGGCAAGCGCGTGCAGGTTCTCCGACGAGTAGAACCGGTCGGGGAACTCGCGCACCATGGTGTCCTGCACGTGGGCAGCGACGGCCCAGCCGACCAGGTCGATGAGCTCGAACGGGCCCATCGGCAGGCCGATCGGCGCGAGCGCCCGCTCGACGACCGGCACCGGGGTGCCCTCGTCGACCGCGCGCGCCGCCTCGCCCATGACCTTGGCGAGCAGGCGGTTCACGACGAAGCCGGGAGCGTCGGCGGTGAGCACGGCGCTCTTCTTCAGCTTCGCGGCGACGGCGAACGCCGTGGCGAGCGTCGCGTCATCGGTGGCCGGGGCCTTCACGATCTCGAGGAGCGGCATGATCGCCACCGGGTTGAAGAAATGGAAGCCGACGACGCGCTCGGGGTGGGCGAGCTTCGCGCCGATCTGCTCGACCGAGAGCGACGAGGTGTTCGTCGCGAGGATCGCGGACTCGGAGAGGAACGGCTCGACCTCGGCGAACACCTGCTGCTTGACGGCGAGGTCCTCGAAGACGGCCTCGATGACCCAGTCGCAGTCCGCGAAGTCGGCCTTGTCGGTCGTGCCGCTCACGAGCGCGCGGAGGCGGTTGGCCTCGTCGGCGTCGATGCGACCCTTCTGCTCGAGGGTGCCGATCTCGTCGTGGATGTACGCGATGCCCTTGTCGACGCGCGCCTGGTCGAGGTCGGTGATGACGACCGGGATCTGGAGCCGACGCACGAAGAGCAGCGCGAACTGGCTCGCCATGAGCCCGGCGCCGATGATGCCGACCTTGGTGACCTTGCGCGCGAGTTCCTTGGCGGGCGCGCCCGCCGGCTTCTTCGCGCGCTTCTGCACGAGGTTGAACGCGTAGATCGACGCCACGAACTGGTCGCCGGCCACGAGGTCGGCGAGCGCCTCGTCCTCGCGGGCGAACGCCTCGGCCTTCGTGCCGCCCTTCGCGGCCTTCAGCAGGTCGAGCGCGACGTACGGCGACTTCGCGGTCGTGCCGATCTTGCCCTCGAGGCTCTTGCGGGCGATGTTGATCGCGATGTCCCACTTGGCGAGCCGCTCGAGCTTGCCGGGAACGTTGGGGCGCTTGACGTCGATCTTGCCGCCGAGCACGCCGTCGGCCCACTTCAGCGAGTCCTCGAGGAAGTTCACCGGCGAGAACATCGCGTCGGCGATGCCCAGGTCGAGGGCGTCCTTCGCCTTCAGCATGCGGTTGTTCTTCAGCGGGTTCTCGACGACCACGCGCAGGGCGTTCTCGATGCCGATCAGGTTCGGCAGGAGGTAGGCGCCGCCCCACGCCGGCACGATGCCGAGGAAGACCTCGGGCAGGGCGATGGCCGGCGCCGAGGCATCCACGGTGCGGTAGTCCGAGTTCAGCGCGACCTCGAGGCCGCCGCCGAGGGCGAGCCCGTTGATGAACGTGAACGACGGAACCCCGAGCTCGCCGAGCTTGCCGAAGACCATGTGGCCGAGCTGGCCCATCTTCAGCGCCATGTCCCGGCTCGGGATCTCGCCGACCTTCGAGAGGTCGGCGCCCGCGGCGAGGAAGTACGGCTTGCCGGTGATCGCGACGGCCTGGATCTCGCCGGCCGCAGCCCGCGCCTGCAGCTCGTCGAGCCGTTCGCCGAGCTCGAGCATCGTCACGGGACCGAGCGTCGAGGGGCGCGTGTGGTCGCGGTCGTTGTCGAGCGTGATGAGCGCGAGCGTGCGGCCCGAGGGCAGGCGGATGTCGCGGACGTACGAGTGCGTGACGACCTCGTCGTCGGCGAACGCGGCCGCAAGCTCGGAGAAGTCGATCTTCGAGTAGTCGGTCATGTCGCTCAGCGGCCCTTTCCGTAGCGCTTGTGGTGCGGGTTCTCCCAGATGACGCTGCCGCCCTGGCCGAGGCCGACGCACATGGCGGTGAGGCCGTAGCGCACCTCGGGGTGCTGTTCGAACTGGCGGGCGAGCTGCAGCATGAGGCGGACGCCCGACGCGGCGAGCGGGTGGCCGATCGCGATCGCGCCGCCCCACGGGTTGACGCGCGGATCCTCGTCGTCGATGCCGAAGTGGTCGAGGAAGCTCAGCACCTGCACGGCGAACGCCTCGTTGAGCTCGAACAGTCCGATGTCGTCGATCGTGAGGCCGGCGTTCTTGAGCGCCTTCTCGGTCGACGGGATCGGGCCGATGCCCATCACCTCGGGCTCGACGCCGGCGAAGCCGAAGCTCACCATGCGCATCTTGACCGAGAGGCCGAGCTCCTTCGCGGCATCCGAGCTCGCCAGGATGGCGGCCGTGGCGCCGTCGGTGAGCGGCGACGCGTTGCCCGCCGTCACGCGACCGTGCGGGCGGAACGGGGTCTTGAGGGTCGCGAGGCCCTCCATCGTGGTCTCGGGACGACGTCCCTCGTCTTCGGTCGCGAGGCCCCAGCCCTCGGGGGTGCGCAGGGCCACGGGCACGAGGTCGGGCTGGATGTGCCCGGCGTCGTAGGCGGCCTGCAGCTTCTGCTGGCTGCGCATGCCGAAGCGGTCGCTGCGCTCCTTGGTGAGCTCGGGGAACCGGTCGTGCAGTCGCTCGGCGGTCGTGCCCATGTTGAGGGCGTCGGGGTTGACGAGCTTCTCGGCCAGGAACCGCGGGTTGGGGTCGGCGTCGAGGCCCATCGGGTGGCGTCCCATGTGCTCCACGCCGCCGGCGATGACGACGTCGTACTGGCCGAAGCCGATGCCCGCGCCCGTGGTGGTCACGGCGGTCATGGCGCCGGCGCACATGCGGTCGATGGCGAAGCCCGGCACGCTGAGGGGGAGTCCCGCGAGGATCGCGGCGGTGCGGCCGAGCGTGAGGCCTTGGTCGCCGGTCTGCGTCGTGGCGGCGATGGCCACGTCGTCGACGCGTTCCTTGGGCAGGTTCGGGTTGCGCTCGAGGAGTCCGGTGATCGCCTTCACGGCGAGGTCGTCGGCCCTCGTGTTCCAGTACATGCCCTTGTCGCCGGCTCGTCCGAACGGGGTGCGGACCCCGTCGACGAACACGACATCAGCTCGTTCAGCCACGCTGCAGCTCCGTTTCGATCAGAGGATGCTTCGATCCTAGGAACGCTTCGGAGAGGGGGCGGAATCGGTTGACGGAACCTACGATCCGCCGCTGGCGGCGTCCTGCACCGATTGTGACGCCTCCACAAAGGCGTCGGCGATGATCTGTGCGGTTTCCGCAACCTGCCACGGGCGCGCACCGAGGGCCGCGAGCGCTGCCGCGACCCCGGCCGCGCCGGACTCGGCGGGCGGCTGCCAGGCGACGCGACGCAGGTGGTCGGGCGTCAGCAGGTTCTCGACCGGCATCTCGAGCCGCTCGGCGACCTCGGCGACGCCGTCCTTCGCGAGCCGGAGCCTCGCGTCCGCTTCGGGGTTGCGCATGGCCCACGCCCGCGGCGGCGGCGGCGAGTCGCTGGGCACGCGCACGGCGGGGAGCTGGTTCGTCGCGAGGCCGGTCTCGACGGCGGTCCACCAGCGGTCGAGCTCGGAGCGGCTCGCACGGCCCGTGAACTCCCGGAGGTCGGCCAGGGCGCGGCGGGACTGCGGCATCGCCTTGGCGACGGCGAGGATCGAGGCATCGGGCACCATGCGACCCGGCGCGACGTCGAGTTCGGCCGCCCGGGCGTCGCGTGCGAGCCACAGCTCGCGTGCGACGGCGAGGTTGCGCGGGTTGCGCAGCCCGTGGATGCCGGAGAGGCGTCGCCACGGCTCGGCGGCCGCCGGCTTCGCCTCGCGGGTGAGCACCGCGGCGAACTCCTGGCCGGCGAGGACGGCCTTGCCGGATTCCTCGAGGCGCTCTGCCAGGCGGTCGCGCACGTCGACGAGGAGCTCGACGTCGAGCGCGGCATACGTCAGCCATGACTGCGGCAGCGGCCGGGTCGACCAGTCGGCGGCCGAGTGCTCCTTCGCGAGCTTGATGCCGAGCAGCTCCTCGACGACCGAGGCCAGGCCGACACGGGGCATCCCGAGCAGCCTGGCGGCGAGTTCGGTGTCGAAGATGTGGTCGGGGTCGAGCCCGACCTCGCGCAGGCAGGCGAGGTCCTGGCTCGCGGCGTGCAGCACCCACTCCTCGGCGTGGACGGCGTCCTCGAGCGCGGTGAAGTCGGGGATCTGCGGCGGGTCGAACAGGAACGTGCCCGAGCCGCGGCGGTACATCTGGATGAGGTAAGCGCGCTGCGAGTAGCGGAATCCGCTCGCGCGCTCGGCGTCGACCGCGACGGGACCCTCGCCGTCGGCGAGTCGCCGCACCGCGTCCTCGAAGTCGGCGGGCGACTCGATCACCCGGAATTCATCCACGCTTGGTCCTCCGTCGGGGCAGGGCGGTCACCCCCTCGGATCGAGGCGGCAGCCCCGCGAGCATGCACAACAACTCTCCCCAGCCTTCCACATGCGGGCCCACGGCGGCATCGAGGGGCGTCCAGGAGGCCCGCACCTCGATCTGCGCGCCGTCGCCCTGGCGGGCAAGCTCGCCGAATCCGGTGGACAGGATCTTGGTCGCAGTGCCGGAGGCCGCGATGTACCGGGCGCCGCGTGCATCGAGCGCGTCGACGAGCCACGACCATGCGACATCCGCCAGGAACGGGTCGAGGCCGATGTCGGTCTCGAGTGGAGCCTGCGCGAAGCACACGACCCGGAAGCGTCCGCCCCATGCCTCGGGCTCGTCGGGGTCGTAGAGCAGCACGAAGCGCCCGGTGCCGAGGTCGGAGTCGTCGCCGTGACGACTGGGAGCGACGTCGGCCGACAGCGCCACCGCCCAAGGTGCGAGCGAGCCTGGCGCGGGGATCTCCGACACGCGCAGCTCGGGCCGCAGCGAGGCCGCTCGCAAGGCCTCGAGTGCGGCCTCGAACTCGGCAGGCCGATGCGGCGAGGAGTCGGGCACGAGTGCAGACTAGGCTCTCGAACAGGGGTCATGTCGGCGGCACGCCGCATCGCATGCCAGACGGACGACACCTTCGCGAGGGAGGGCACGGATGGGTCGACGCACCGGCGCAGTCGGAACGCTCGGAGTCGCCGCAGTGGCCGTCGGGATGCTCACTGCGGCCGTCGCGGCCGCCGCCGCGGTGGTCACCGTGGCGTACGCCCGGCGAGTGGTGATCCCGCCCACGACGCGGCCCGACGAGGAGCGCATCGTCGGCGTCGACCTCGCCGCGGGCGAGGTCGTGCTCGCGGCATCCGACGAGACGCGCATGCGCGGCAGTTACGGCCTCTGGTTCGAGCACGACTCGGGCTACGCGCGGCTGGGCGACGTGATCGACGAGGACGAGCGCGTCGTGCGCCGGCGCGTCGAGTCCGTCGACTTCGGACGGCTCGACCGGGCCGGGCACGGCCGGGTCAGCGGGTGGTACCATCTCGGGCCGTGGGAGCTCGGGCACGAGTACGAGAACGTGGTGGTCGACACCCCGCTCGGGCCGGCCCCGGCGTGGTTCGTGCCCGCGGCAACGCCGACGGACCGCTGGGTCATCCAGGTGCACGGGCGCGGCGCGAAGCGCCAGGAGGCGCTGCGCGCGGTGGATCCCGTCAGGGAGGCGGGCTGGAACTCGCTCCTCATGTCGTATCGCAACGACGGCGAGGCGCCCGAGAGCGAGGACCGCCGCTACGGCCTCGGCGGCACCGAATGGGCCGACGTGGTCGCCGCCGTGCGCTTCGCGGAGGACCACGGCGCCGAGCGGATCGTGCTCATGGGCTGGTCGATGGGCGGCGCGATCGCGCTGCAGGCCGTGCTGCGCTCGGCCGCCGTCCGCGAGCGGCTCGTCGGGCTCATCCTCGACTCGCCCGCGATCGACTGGGTGGACATCCTCCGCTTCCAAGGCCAGGCGCTCGGCTTCCCACGCGG
Coding sequences:
- a CDS encoding alpha/beta hydrolase family protein; translated protein: MGRRTGAVGTLGVAAVAVGMLTAAVAAAAAVVTVAYARRVVIPPTTRPDEERIVGVDLAAGEVVLAASDETRMRGSYGLWFEHDSGYARLGDVIDEDERVVRRRVESVDFGRLDRAGHGRVSGWYHLGPWELGHEYENVVVDTPLGPAPAWFVPAATPTDRWVIQVHGRGAKRQEALRAVDPVREAGWNSLLMSYRNDGEAPESEDRRYGLGGTEWADVVAAVRFAEDHGAERIVLMGWSMGGAIALQAVLRSAAVRERLVGLILDSPAIDWVDILRFQGQALGFPRGLGDAVARVLGGPWSGGLTGVAAPIDVDDLDPVARAEELPVPILLMHSVDDGFVPIDGSRRLAAARPDLVQFEEFEGARHTKLWNHDPERWTGLVRGWLERSSLDARRLADEAEITG
- a CDS encoding DUF3000 domain-containing protein; amino-acid sequence: MPDSSPHRPAEFEAALEALRAASLRPELRVSEIPAPGSLAPWAVALSADVAPSRHGDDSDLGTGRFVLLYDPDEPEAWGGRFRVVCFAQAPLETDIGLDPFLADVAWSWLVDALDARGARYIAASGTATKILSTGFGELARQGDGAQIEVRASWTPLDAAVGPHVEGWGELLCMLAGLPPRSEGVTALPRRRTKRG
- a CDS encoding ribonuclease D — its product is MDEFRVIESPADFEDAVRRLADGEGPVAVDAERASGFRYSQRAYLIQMYRRGSGTFLFDPPQIPDFTALEDAVHAEEWVLHAASQDLACLREVGLDPDHIFDTELAARLLGMPRVGLASVVEELLGIKLAKEHSAADWSTRPLPQSWLTYAALDVELLVDVRDRLAERLEESGKAVLAGQEFAAVLTREAKPAAAEPWRRLSGIHGLRNPRNLAVARELWLARDARAAELDVAPGRMVPDASILAVAKAMPQSRRALADLREFTGRASRSELDRWWTAVETGLATNQLPAVRVPSDSPPPPRAWAMRNPEADARLRLAKDGVAEVAERLEMPVENLLTPDHLRRVAWQPPAESGAAGVAAALAALGARPWQVAETAQIIADAFVEASQSVQDAASGGS
- a CDS encoding thiolase family protein, translating into MAERADVVFVDGVRTPFGRAGDKGMYWNTRADDLAVKAITGLLERNPNLPKERVDDVAIAATTQTGDQGLTLGRTAAILAGLPLSVPGFAIDRMCAGAMTAVTTTGAGIGFGQYDVVIAGGVEHMGRHPMGLDADPNPRFLAEKLVNPDALNMGTTAERLHDRFPELTKERSDRFGMRSQQKLQAAYDAGHIQPDLVPVALRTPEGWGLATEDEGRRPETTMEGLATLKTPFRPHGRVTAGNASPLTDGATAAILASSDAAKELGLSVKMRMVSFGFAGVEPEVMGIGPIPSTEKALKNAGLTIDDIGLFELNEAFAVQVLSFLDHFGIDDEDPRVNPWGGAIAIGHPLAASGVRLMLQLARQFEQHPEVRYGLTAMCVGLGQGGSVIWENPHHKRYGKGR
- a CDS encoding 3-hydroxyacyl-CoA dehydrogenase NAD-binding domain-containing protein, with amino-acid sequence MTDYSKIDFSELAAAFADDEVVTHSYVRDIRLPSGRTLALITLDNDRDHTRPSTLGPVTMLELGERLDELQARAAAGEIQAVAITGKPYFLAAGADLSKVGEIPSRDMALKMGQLGHMVFGKLGELGVPSFTFINGLALGGGLEVALNSDYRTVDASAPAIALPEVFLGIVPAWGGAYLLPNLIGIENALRVVVENPLKNNRMLKAKDALDLGIADAMFSPVNFLEDSLKWADGVLGGKIDVKRPNVPGKLERLAKWDIAINIARKSLEGKIGTTAKSPYVALDLLKAAKGGTKAEAFAREDEALADLVAGDQFVASIYAFNLVQKRAKKPAGAPAKELARKVTKVGIIGAGLMASQFALLFVRRLQIPVVITDLDQARVDKGIAYIHDEIGTLEQKGRIDADEANRLRALVSGTTDKADFADCDWVIEAVFEDLAVKQQVFAEVEPFLSESAILATNTSSLSVEQIGAKLAHPERVVGFHFFNPVAIMPLLEIVKAPATDDATLATAFAVAAKLKKSAVLTADAPGFVVNRLLAKVMGEAARAVDEGTPVPVVERALAPIGLPMGPFELIDLVGWAVAAHVQDTMVREFPDRFYSSENLHALAELGGPVVEKDKHGKVTDLTKDAKRAITVGKKPVDETTILRRVEDELAREIKLMLDEGVVAAAEDIDLCLILGAGWPFQAGGATPYLDRVGASERAFGDTFHHPAIRGVGSKQAAAVA